The Tenrec ecaudatus isolate mTenEca1 chromosome 4, mTenEca1.hap1, whole genome shotgun sequence region CCTGGACTGGGTCTACTGTCAGGACATTGACACTTACATGGCAAGGCAATTGTGTCCGTCATTCGAGTTTGTCCTTGCCACGTGGCTGTTTTTCTTATTTGTGGTTCTCTGTGGGTCCAGCCTGGCTCTGCTGGTGAAGGTGTTCTTTGGCTCCCGGAGGAGGAAGCTGACCAGGCTCATTGTGACCATTCTGATCACCGTGTTGGTGTACCTACTGTGTGGCCTGCCCTTCGGCATTCGTTGGTTTATATTACCCTGGATCAACATAAATATGGagatgattttttctttcttctctctgtttctctcctgTGTTAACAGCAGTGCCAACCCCATCATCTACTTCTTCGTTGGCTCCTTTCGGCAGCGGCAGCAGCGGCTTAAGTCAACTCTCAGGATGGTTCTCCAGAGGGCACTGCAGGACACTCCGGATGGTGAGGAATCTGGAGGAGCCCCCCAGCTGGAACCCCCGGAGCACACAGAGAGCAGTGGGGTGTAGTGCGGAGAGCCTCTGCTTCCATCAGACCAAGCTGTGACTTTGGAGTCCACTTTGTCCCCATCAAGCTGCAtgattttcttaatttttgtcaCTCTCATGCCTCTGTTCACAAGATGGTTCAGATAATGTGCCTCCTTGTGATGGTTCAAGAGGAAAGTACCCACTAAACCAACCCTGAGTGCGCTGTCTCAAGACCTGATCCACTCAGGGGCCTCCCAGCTTCCTCAAGGGGAAGTTACTAGTTATGGGGTTGGACGGCTTGTCTAGGCCAGCAAATTGGCAAGACAGCTAGATggacagctgactggaagagaatcacatttgtacccattccaatgaaaggtggcccaacagattgCTCACATTatggaacaatattattaatatcacaaacgagtaaaattttgctgaagatcatccagtaaTAGTTATAGCAGTACAttagcagggagctgccagggatTCAGGCCAGGGTATCATTGCCAATGCTCAGGctaatcttagctgaaagcagagaatttcaGACATATGTTTAATAGTGTTTTACTGATTACACCAAGGCATTGGATTGTGTGGATCATTACCAACTATAGACTGCCTTAAGAATGGGTATTCCAGAACATTGCATTGTGTTCATGTAGAATTGCTAcacggatcaagaagcagttttgCAAATACAATAAGGAGATATTGCatgttttaaaagcaggaaaggtgtgtgtgacaCGGTTGTTCCTtctgaccatacttattccatctgcatgctgagcatataaactgagaagttggattatataaagaagaatgtgacatcaggactgcagggaggtttattaacaacctgagatatgtacAGGTGACACAGACACAACCttcttgctgaaaataaggaggacttgaagcacatgctgataaagatcaaggattgcagtcttcaggatggattgcaaTCCAATGTGGAGAAGACCAaggttctcacaactggaccaagaggtagcatcgtgataaatggggCAAAGATATAAGTTGTCAAGAGTTTCACCTGGCTTAGCTCTGcgatcaatgctcattgaagcagctATCAAGAGATCAGAACACatgttgcactgggcaaatctgctgcgcgAGACCGCTGTAGAGTGCTGACAACCAGTGGGGTTACTTTGCGGACTGAAGCACACCTGCGCAAAGCAGGGtcctttcaattgcctcgtatgcatgtgaaagttggacattgactcagGATGACCAAAGCAGGATCTATGAGTTTGAGGTGTGATGCTGACAAAAAGTAATGAAAAGTACCAAGCCCGGCAAGGAcagacccatctgtcttggaaggagcgcagccagagtgcttctgagCGGCAAGGGTGGCGAGAGGCCGTCCTGCATGCTtgggacttgttgtcaggagagagccgtctgtgagaaggacatcacgtttgataAAGCGGAcgggcagcaaaaatgaggaaggccctcagtgacgtGCACGGCCACACTGGCCACACCACaggctccagcacaggaacaatggcgaggctggcgcaggaggggcagtgtttccttctgttgtgcgcacggttgctatgggtcacaACTGGCTTCATAGCACTTAACAAGAAAAccaattttttttacattgttgTTGTGGCTATGAGTGTGCATTTGTACATACCTTTAAAACTGATACAATTGTGTCTTATTTCATATCCATAAAATGTTCTATAAATAGGACTTTATATGAATTGGTTGAGTGGGAACACTATATTGTGTATAGAAATTCCTCCAATTATGAACAAATTCTATTAATAAGTTCcctttacattgaatttataCACAATCTAGACAGTTAGTTATGATTCATGTCCAACAtgaataaaatgtttgtctcagaTATCAAATACAGTGTACCTTTCTACACGAATGCTTATTTGACAAAAGAATACAGTAGTGATGatgatgttttgatgcatgttacATCACAGCCCATTCATTATGACGATGTGAATGGAGTGTGCTTTACAGGGGTTGAGGCTGTCACCGTATGTGGGTTGCGTGTTGCATGATGGACCTATGCAGCGCATGTCTGTAAGCTTCTTGGAGTAAAATGTAGATAGCACAGTGTTTGGGATTTTAATCATGCTCAGTGGACAGTTCAGGGACAGTAATGACACTCCCCCATTGTATACTCGTTGCCTTTCTCCATTTCGAACTGATCTCCATGACCCTGAAGGGAAACTGGGGGATAATTAAACAAC contains the following coding sequences:
- the LOC142445813 gene encoding mas-related G-protein coupled receptor member X1-like: MDEGDPTFQEDFDTINMLYLTCNCLTLILALIGLTGNVVVVWLLGCRLRRNPFSVYILQLAVADCLVLCTVSASSLMEIIHFFFPGNMKPQLHVYHLVLFPYLMDLSLLSAIGTERCLSILWPIWYRCHRPSYTSAVTCTLLWALSLMLAFLDWVYCQDIDTYMARQLCPSFEFVLATWLFFLFVVLCGSSLALLVKVFFGSRRRKLTRLIVTILITVLVYLLCGLPFGIRWFILPWININMEMIFSFFSLFLSCVNSSANPIIYFFVGSFRQRQQRLKSTLRMVLQRALQDTPDGEESGGAPQLEPPEHTESSGV